Part of the Trichoplusia ni isolate ovarian cell line Hi5 chromosome 16, tn1, whole genome shotgun sequence genome, TCCTTCttcaaactgtttatttttcttacaggTGACGTATTATACAAAGAGGTTAGTTTTTCTATCCTTTGATTTGTCTTCGTGGACTAATAATCAGATTTTAAAAAACATCTCTACAGTATTTTCTGACTTTCGTGAATACGTTTCGTGGGCCGTAGTTCGTTGACCTACTTTAAGCTAATCAACGAATCCtaatttcaaatgtttcaatttaCATTTTGCTCGGTCAGAATGCCAGATAAAAGAATGTAACAATCGTGCTCGCGGTAGGAAtctgaaaaaagtatttatataatttacttcgAACAAATTATGGCAAAATTGAAGAAAGGTAGGTAAGCTTTAAAAATTCTCGTTACTACGTTTTTCTGGAGCACAATAAAagtgtattacatttattaccGATCTCGAAGGCTTTGTTCCGTCAGACAAATTAAGCCACCAATTAATTATCTTCAGTCTTTTctctttgaaatttattttaggcTGACTATACGTCTCTTTCTCACGTTTCCATTCAGCCGCCAgggtcataaaaaaataagaaatttaatattgacAAGTAATTATTCCGCATTGCGACACCAACAATTTTATAGCGCATGAAGTTGTCACGACGgactaaaatttgaaaatattgtctcaataaaaagaaattattataaaaagataagATACTTCTTTGACATATTTCTTTATACTTTTATACAGACTCAAATATGTTCGTATCTaagagtaataataataataataataataataataattcttatttgcataaaatgtagTACATAATGGTGGTAAAACATTGTCAAGGTGCCATATACATCTTGCCGCTTGGCGACATGCAAATCTTTATACAGTTCAAATATATAGTATTATCACAGAAATagaacatttataacaattcaacttattttaatttacagtctATACCTCACAGATCGTTCACAATTGTAGAATTTACATGGGTTTTTTGCTAAAAATTCATCAACTGAGTAAAAACATTGCTGACATAACCATTCTCttaacattacacaaaatttatttggagGTAGACCGGTTATAGTTTTTGGTAAAGAGTTATATATTAAGGGACCCATATAAATACAGCTTCGTCTAAATAACTCTAATCTAGGAATAGGTAACTGAAATTCTAAATGAgtagcttttcttttatttatattattgttggaCACAAAAAATTGAggattatttttcacaaatttagAAATCTCGTAGATATAAATACAGGGAACCGTTAAGAGGTTATTTGATTGGAATGCGGGTTTACATGTATCACACCAgtcaatattaaacattgcacGAACACACTTCTTCTGAGCAATGAACACTCGTGATATATCTGAAGAGTTTCCCCACACAATGATACCGTAGCGGATAACCGAGCAAACGTATGCATGGTATACCATTAGGGCAGTTTGCATGGATGTTATACatgtaatttttcttaaagcgaagacaaatctattaatttttacacaTACATTTTCGATATGAGTTTTCCAAGTAATATGTTCGTCTACCGTTATACCCAGGAATTTAGAGCAATGTATTTGTTCTATAACACTAGTATTATAAGATACATTAAGTTGTATGGGCTTACTTttccatgttttaaaataaattacattagttttggaaatatttatttttaacttattagtaTCTagccatttaataatttcacctAATGCTTTGTTGACCTGAGAACTCAAATTTTGGGGTTGATTACTCTTTATGATGATAGTAGTATCGTCTGCAAATAGGACACACTGATGACTTATTGACTGTGGTAGGTCGTTAATGTACACAAGAAATAATAGCGGCCCCAGGATACTACCCTGAGGCACGCCACAGCTATTAGTACGTGGAACAGAATCAAAATCTTCAATagtatttgttactttattaagtTTAGCTATCCTTGTTATCTGCTGTCTGTTACTTAAATACGACTGAAACCATTTTTTCGCTGGGCCTCTGACACCATACTTTTCAAGTTTCTCTATAAGTCTATTATGATCAACGAGGTCAAATGCTTTACTTAAATCTAAGAATAAGCACAGGAtggtttttttgtattcatattttctaagatgttttttactaaggtaaatattttatgcctTAGTTAATATTATGCCTTAGTTGACTTGCCCTGTGGCATAGATGGCAccactttccatacattttgttttcttgtcctcAAAGTACTGTACTGTCACCCCCATGTGACGGACACAGGTCACAGTAAATCCGAGCTAAAACGAGTGATAAAAAAACTAAGCATTTAAAAGAATTTCGAATTCAAGACGTTATtggaaaagttttatattaatctatAAAACGTCTTATATACCCAGTGCCATCAAATAAACTGTTTCTATTGACTGTGTTTCCTGTGAACGCGGAACGTTTTAAGATCGTATCCCGGTTAGAATATAGGCACTACCGGTGCCTATAAACATAAGACTCACTCtagttttttaatctttatgtgTGATGGGAGATAGAGATTGGAGACCGTTTGTTTACGGCGGCCTCGCGTCGATCGTCGCCGAATTCGGTGAGCAGAATAATATTATCCAGATTAACATAACCTTAAATGTTATATCACCTGGATCTGGAGGACTACGTATTCCAGATAATTCCAGTTTCCTAACTTCATGTAGAATTGTAGATAATATGCATCGTAATTTTTTTCGTAAGATAGTTACATTTTGTTCTGTATTTATCTTGTatatcttcttttttattatttgaatataaatcagTAGGTTCTATACAGATGTAAAtgtctaaacaaatattttttctttgtatgaatttatattttagtttgtaaGTTATCATAACAGTTTCTAATATCAAGTcaatatgttatgtattttctGATTATTTTTTCGAACAAGATTCTTATTACtctttcttgttatttttattaactggAATATGATAGTGGAATATGGAATACCATAGATCACTATAATtgagcttaattaaaattaaaattgcataatttatttcatgtatttaagaataaattgttaatatagGAGCACTCTTACTGTTTGCATTTGtatgttcaaacaaacatatttttttatcaacaggTACATTCCCTATTGACACAACAAAGACACGACTTCAGATTCAGGGCCAGAAGATAGACCCTCGTCATGTGGAGCTCCGGTACACTGGCATGGTGGACTGCTTCGTCAAGACCTCACAGCAAGAGGGGGTCAAAGCATTGTACTGCGGGTATGTTATGCATTATAAGGTCATATTCTACCTATGAGGTTACTTGTTACTTGATCTGATCTGGTAATCTTTTATTGCtatgtgtataaaaaataattatatatggCAACCCCTATCACTGAGCTCAAATGTAGCTCAGAATTAGTCCATTTTTCATGTAGATTTGACATATAAATAAAGAGCATCGGTTggttttacaaaacaaaaacaatactatAATGTAGAACTACATTTAAGATTGGTCATTGATgacaaatttgtaaataattgagATATTCAAGTACCCAACTAATTTTGCTAAAATTTGCTGTGAGTTATTTGAAGCCTTAAAAAAGacactttttattcaaatatttaacatcCATGATGATGAAGCAGATGCCTATCACCAATCAGTATTATATAATATCTTTGATAACATTCCAATATCTCTGATAATATGACATAATAATTGTGGTAGATTTCCACAGGTAGATATGGTATAATcagataaaagtaatttattttgatcttGCTGTGTAGTGATCCTGTTAGGATGAACTATTCTGGTGCCAAATTATCAATTTCTAAAAACCATTTACCTATTATCTGTAATCAACATATGTACTTTGTTGTAATCTAAAAACTCTTCTATATGTGACCTTTTAGTCTTAAACAACAACCACTGAAAGTAATTGTAAgaggtggtttcacaaacattcaactcataTGCACTAAGAGTATCAGGTTCGTAGATCCCACAAATGCTCgccctgcgcggggatcgatccTGCGAAACTTCGTAGGGGATaggttaatattttagtatgtcGGTTATAATTATATCGATATTCGTGCAGTCGtagtatgaataattaaataatggcATTGTCTTCACTATACAACTAATACTTCAAGGTAAAGCTCTCAACACAATGTGTATGTAAATATCTCTTAGGGTGCTGTTACTTACATAAGTCATTTTAACTAAAATGTACTTTACGCCAACAAGCCGGATCTCGGTCGAAGATATGCTTTCCCCAGTCCTAGTTATTAAAGATTTGACAAGTAGGTGTGACGGACATGAAAGCACATGTAGTGAATACGCTCCTAGTGGTGATCCCAACAATCTTAATATGTATCGCGATAAAATCTAATAGAAGTAGCATTCAAAGAAATgcagaaattatgtttttgttcctattagaattatgaataaattcTAGTTTAATTCAGTTAAACGATTGGAAAGTTcagttaaaatgttatttttttggaaggTTGACAGGGTCTACAATAGTATCTGAATCTATCAATGAATCTAAGTCTTACGACATTAGCATCTCGGATAGCGGACCCCACGTACTTCGTCGCGATAAGCACTCATTGATAAGTCGATAGGTATCTATTGTCCGACTATTAGGGCCTGTACAGATGTTGCGGATTGACATGCGGCCGGACTTGCCGCCAAGTTgagttgtggaagagtgacagcgcgCTACCTGccgtagagcgccgtctctcttTACACCTGCAATAATATTGCTGTAAGAAGTACTAGCAGGTTTCTCAGGTTCTAGGTTAATTTCAATGCAAAAGCTTACTGTGTTTCGTATATGACCGAATAATTACGCTtaaaagtttgtgtgtttgcTACGAAATTATGATGTTGATTTATCTTTATAGATTTGCATAGTGATCTCAGTCAGCTAAATGTCGAAAGTAGTATTATtcttataacaatataatttatcattagCGTTGTCATCAGAATACACACttccaaaatatgtatatgctCATTAAAAACCTTAATCTATATCGGCCCTTAAATTCCTTATTTATAACAAGGCGTGCAAATCGCGTGCAAAAACAACCACGCAATATTGAGTCATGCGATAAGTGCGCCGTGCTCACATGTTTTTATTGTCCTTATCAGTAGACGAAAACAAGACGTAAAcagtttatatatgtatgtctGAGACATATCGAGTGAtagttacattttatatgtttgtagTACATGCGTCCGATTGTAAAAACAGACCACGCCCTCTGCCATCTTCAGGGTTGCGGTTTGTGTCGTCATAGTTCAGTAAACAAAGGTTTAACATGACAAATATGAACGTACATATGCATTGCGCGTAAATTACGTACGTTGCTTGGCCTGTTTGTCGGAGTGACGGTACCTACTTGTGTATAACACACCCTAATGGATTTACCACTCTACATATCACAAGACAAGCTTTTAAATATGGCAGTAGCCTATACCTGACTAGTCTACATAATACTAAGCGCTATTGTATCGTAAGGTTATGTCATGTCCATAGAATAACTTATCTAAAAGTTTGTAGTAATGGAGTCTGATCaaagtaattgaaaatattgtcatGATGATCCACAGTCGATCGCTGATCAAACATTTAAGATAAAGATTGCGGCATTTTTAAATTGGTATGTTTCCGTAATTCCTTCTCCACTAAAGTACTGTAGTCTTATAGATATCATCTATCTGTAGATTAGACAATCATGTTGTACATGGTAATTTATTGTTCCTTTGTACTTCGCTATCAGTGACCTTGGAGATTCGCGAACGACGTTAGGTAAAAGTGAATTGCTAGTTTATTTCCTCTGAGTTTATTCGCGACATCGCGAGCGTgagataaaaataacttcacATTTTTTTGGTTCGTCTTTTAGGGTAATCTTTGCTTTATTGCATGCTTCTAAATTGATTTTACGAATACTTATTTTTGAGTAGTTAATTATGAAAgtgagatttttattaaaattaaaaacgattttttttcattttcaaatttacagtaatattattgaagttatgAAAGAGATGAGCAACACGACctgataatgttattttttactttttctataTGAAGCGGTAGGGCCTAGACATTTTGAATGGAGACAAGTGATATGAATTTTTCGTGAATCGTTTACATCTACAATTACATTTGCGATAGTGTTCGTGCTAGGGTATAGTGCATCCGATTTCGAAATATTACTAATTCTTAAATCTTATTTCGATAATCATTCGATTCGATGCAAATAAAGAAAGATAAGAATAATCTTACATTGGTATTGATTTCCGTAACAAACACACATGTAATGcttatttaatatcttattagttatttattgccACTTGATACGTGACTGATGCAAGAATCATGTTTGCAATCGCGATGCATTAATTAATGATGTTAGGAACTATCGATTGTTGTCAAGCAGTGAAGAAATTATGAAACCTGTTAAAATTAACAACGACCGCGACGcatttagttttagatttccGTGTTTTTCTAAAAGACTCCTATAACTCTCTCTCATCTGTCATGAAGTAGTTAAAAGGATTGAGTAACTGGGGACTCCTGAAGGTTTCTAAAAGTGGTATTTAGCTTCATTACAATGACACATATTACGTTTTGCTCTCAAAATGTTCatgagtaatttatattttttataagattttcaTTATATAGGTACGGTACAACATTTTAAGCGTGTAAATTAGGTATATAATCTAACACAAACACTATAATTTAGGCTACTCGAAATCTAGGTCACTTAAAAATAAGTGTTATCAACAAAATTGTCAAAACGTACGTTTTGTTGGCACGCTTCCAAGTTTATAACTGAACCAAAGAACTTTGCGTACTAATCGGTtattgataaacaaatattttcacacCAAGACGTAAAAGTTCAGATGAAGAAACCATGTTTGATTCGTTGGGCGGTATCTTTTTGATAAACAGTTTA contains:
- the LOC113501783 gene encoding mitochondrial uncoupling protein Bmcp-like gives rise to the protein MGDRDWRPFVYGGLASIVAEFGTFPIDTTKTRLQIQGQKIDPRHVELRYTGMVDCFVKTSQQEGVKALYCGYVMHYKVIFYL